One Glycine max cultivar Williams 82 chromosome 3, Glycine_max_v4.0, whole genome shotgun sequence DNA window includes the following coding sequences:
- the LOC100816085 gene encoding violaxanthin de-epoxidase, chloroplastic-like precursor, producing MRWRLLFLLLPLPFTFPYSISHCTCNWPLLRCKVTFGGTPNVRIKAGLTVRGDLRFHRTAGFKYGPSVVVLKVFSTAKRPTRLRLIRPYCSLRGQHNQGKGYSSLTSTQKPRQLMLKFEADRMLVFLKDWSNIRITAVAAILVSILMIIPPADAVDALKTCACLLKDCRIELAKCLSNPSCAANIACLQTCNNRPDETECQIKCGDLFENSVVDEFNECAVSRKKCVPKKSDVGEFPAPNPDVLVNSFNIADFSGKWFITSGLNPTFDTFDCQLHEFHTESNKLVGNLSWRIRTPDAGFITRSAEQRFVQDPSYPGILYNHDNEYLHYQDDWYILSSKIENKPDDYVFVYYRGRNDAWDGYGGAVIYTRSAVLPESIVPELEKAAKSVGRDFSTFIRTDNTCGPEPSLVERLEKKVEEGEETIVREVEQLEEEVEKVGKTEATLFQKLAEGFKVFQEDEENFLRGLSKEEMEILDGLKMEAGEVEKLFGRALPIRKLR from the exons ATGCGATGGCgactcttgtttcttcttcttcctcttccttttaCATTTCCTTATTCTATTTCTCATTGTACCTGCAATTGGCCTCTTCTACGTTGCAAG GTTACATTTGGAG GCACTCCCAATGTACGTATAAAAGCAGGCCTTACGGTTAGAGGTGATTTAAGGTTTCACAGAACAGCAGGGTTTAAATATGGTCCTAGTGTGGTAGTGCTCAAAGTTTTTTCCACCGCCAAAAGGCCAACACGCTTGCGCTTGATAAGACCTTATTGCAGTTTGAGGGGACAACACAACCAAGGGAAAGGATATTCTTCTCTCACTTCTACACAAAAACCACGG CAACTGATGTTGAAATTCGAGGCAGATCGAATGCTTGTTTTTCTCAAAGATTGGAGTAATATACGCATCACGGCAGTAGCTGCCATATTGGTATCCATTTTAATGATCATTCCACCAGCTGATGCTGTTGATGCTCTCAAAACTTGTGCTTGCTTGTTGAAGGATTGCAG GATAGAACTAGCTAAGTGTCTTTCAAACCCATCTTGTGCGGCCAATATCGCTTGTCTTCAAACTTGCAACAATAGACCTGATGAAACCGAATGCCAA ATTAAGTGTGGGGACCTGTTCGAAAATAGTGTGGTTGATGAATTCAATGAGTGTGCAGTCTCACGGAAGAAATGTGTACCTAAGAAGTCTGATGTGGGAGAATTTCCTGCTCCAAATCCTGATGTCCTTGTTAATAGCTTTAACATTGCTGATTTCAGTGGCAAGTGGTTCATCACTAGTGGCTTGAATCCTACCTTCGATACCTTTGACTGCCAATTACATGAATTTCACACAGAATCCAACAAACTTGTGGGTAATTTGTCATGGAGAATACGGACTCCAGATGCTGGATTTATTACTAGGTCTGCTGAGCAGAGATTTGTACAAGATCCTTCCTATCCTGGGATCCTTTACAATCATGACAATGAGTACCTTCACTATCAAGATGACTG gtATATTTTGTCATCCAAGATTGAGAATAAGCCAGATGACTACGTATTTGTATACTACCGAGGCAGAAATGATGCATGGGATGGTTATGGAGGTGctgttatatacacaagaagtGCAGTTTTGCCTGAATCTATAGTTCCTGAACTTGAAAAAGCAGCTAAGAGTGTGGGAAGAGACTTTAGCACGTTCATCAGGACAGATAACACATGCGGGCCAGAGCCTTCCCTGGTGGAAAGGCTGGAGAAAAAGGTAGAGGAAGGAGAAGAGACCATTGTAAGGGAAGTTGAACAGTTAGAAGAAGAGGTGGAGAAGGTGGGGAAAACGGAGGCCACCTTGTTTCAGAAATTGGCAGAAGGGTTCAAAGTATTCCAAGAAGATGAGGAGAATTTCTTAAGAGGGTTATCAAAAGAAGAAATGGAGATTCTTGATGGGCTCAAAATGGAAGCCGGTGAAGTAGAAAAGCTCTTTGGACGTGCCTTGCCGATAAGGAAACTAAGATAA
- the LOC100807682 gene encoding probable serine/threonine-protein kinase PBL25 → MNCFPCFSKTKRTNSKREQQGVIPQENVVTRTPPDVKKQKADDPNQVDTSNIQAQNFTFRELAIATKNFRQECLLGEGGFGRVYKGTIPATGQVVAVKQLDRNGVQGSKEFLVEVLMLSLLNHENLVKLTGYCADGDQRLLVYEFMPGGCLEDRLLERKTDEPALDWYNRMKIASNAAKGLWYLHDMANPSVIYRDLKSANILLDNDHNAKLSDYGLAKLAGKDKTNIVPTRVMGTYGYSAPEYVRTGNLTLKSDVYSFGVVLLELITGRRAIDTTRSHDEQNLVSWAQPIFRDPKRYPDMADPSLKKNFPEKDLNQVVAIAAMCLQEEAAARPLMSDVVTALSFLSTSPPEVVPEAQSAAPENEAGSGKDSDSSSSNEEEENVTAETQVSAKYQESEDASENEYDYYGNENQQKYSPQDIKQTKEFYSKSSRKSSTRSKNGTTSSSYRSSSTSDSENGSNKTSRKSSRKNGSKKSSLSQKSGKKSSLSQKSSSKKSSVRVLSHKKSKDGSHSPNSRRSSSSGGDLLDRSGSRPSEGNVSIGLISSENSDSDSSIRSEERSSMHLNHTSSRSEEGIVYYR, encoded by the exons ATGAATTGTTTTCCGTGTTTTTCAAAGACTAAGAGAACCAACAGCAAGAGGGAGCAACAAGGCGTTATACCACAAGAAAACGTTGTCACAAGGACACCACCag ATGTAAAGAAACAAAAGGCAGATGATCCAAACCAAGTTGACACCTCAAATATTCAAGCACAAAATTTCACATTCCGTGAGCTTGCAATTGCAACAAAGAATTTCCGCCAAGAATGTTTGTTGGGAGAAGGGGGCTTCGGCAGAGTTTATAAGGGAACAATTCCTGCAACCGGGCAG GTGGTAGCAGTGAAGCAACTCGACCGAAATGGGGTCCAAGGTAGCAAGGAATTTCTGGTTGAAGTTTTGATGTTAAGTCTCTTGAACCATGAAAATCTGGTCAAACTCACTGGTTATTGTGCTGATGGAGATCAACGTCTTTTGGTCTATGAGTTCATGCCAGGGGGCTGTTTAGAAGACCGTCTTCTTG AGAGGAAAACAGATGAACCTGCATTAGATTGGTACAACAGAATGAAAATAGCATCAAATGCGGCGAAAGGACTATGGTACTTGCACGACATGGCCAACCCTTCAGTTATATACCGGGACTTGAAATCCGCCAACATCCTGCTGGATAATGATCACAATGCAAAACTATCTGATTATGGACTGGCCAAACTTGCTGGTAAAGATAAGACGAACATTGTACCAACAAGAGTTATGGGCACCTATGGTTACAGTGCTCCCGAGTACGTAAGAACGGGTAACCTCACCTTGAAATCAGATGTGTACAGTTTTGGAGTTGTCTTGCTAGAGCTCATAACTGGACGCCGTGCCATTGACACCACAAGATCGCACGATGAACAAAATCTAGTTTCATGG GCACAACCCATATTCAGGGACCCAAAAAGATATCCAGACATGGCAGATCCAAGtctgaaaaaaaatttcccagaAAAGGATCTGAACCAAGTTGTTGCAATTGCAGCCATGTGCTTACAGGAGGAAGCAGCAGCGCGTCCTTTGATGAGTGATGTTGTAACTGCTCTCAGTTTTCTTTCCACCTCTCCTCCAGAGGTTGTTCCTGAAGCCCAGAGTGCTGCTCCTGAAAATGAAGCTGGATCTGGTAAGGACAGCGATAGCTCCTCCTCCAATGAAGAAGAGGAGAATGTAACTGCTGAAACTCAGGTTAGTGCAAAATACCAAGAGAGCGAAGACGCCTCAGAGAATGAGTATGATTATTATGGGAATGAAAACCAACAAAAGTACAGTCCACAAGACATCAAACAGACCAAGGAGTTCTACTCCAAATCAAGCCGCAAGAGCAGCACCAGATCAAAGAACGGAACCACTTCTTCTAGCTACAGAAGCAGCTCCACTTCAGATTCAGAGAATGGAAGCAACAAAACCAGTAGGAAAAGCAGCAGAAAGAACGGCAGCAAGAAGTCTTCCTTAAGCCAGAAGAGCGGTAAGAAATCTTCATTGAGCCAAAAGAGCAGCAGCAAGAAATCTTCTGTGAGAGTCTTAAGCCACAAGAAAAGCAAGGATGGAAGCCATTCCCCTAATTCAAGACGCAGTAGCAGCAGTGGCGGTGATCTTTTGGATCGTAGCGGAAGCAGGCCATCAGAAGGGAATGTTTCAATTGGCCTAATCAGCAGTGAGAACTCAGACAGTGACAGCAGCATACGATCAGAGGAAAGGAGCAGCATGCATTTAAATCATACCAGCAGCAGATCGGAGGAGGGAATTGTTTATTACCGATAG
- the LOC100816085 gene encoding violaxanthin de-epoxidase, chloroplastic-like isoform X3, translating into MAMWGGHSMLLTNGEGTGTPNVRIKAGLTVRGDLRFHRTAGFKYGPSVVVLKVFSTAKRPTRLRLIRPYCSLRGQHNQGKGYSSLTSTQKPRQLMLKFEADRMLVFLKDWSNIRITAVAAILVSILMIIPPADAVDALKTCACLLKDCRIELAKCLSNPSCAANIACLQTCNNRPDETECQIKCGDLFENSVVDEFNECAVSRKKCVPKKSDVGEFPAPNPDVLVNSFNIADFSGKWFITSGLNPTFDTFDCQLHEFHTESNKLVGNLSWRIRTPDAGFITRSAEQRFVQDPSYPGILYNHDNEYLHYQDDWYILSSKIENKPDDYVFVYYRGRNDAWDGYGGAVIYTRSAVLPESIVPELEKAAKSVGRDFSTFIRTDNTCGPEPSLVERLEKKVEEGEETIVREVEQLEEEVEKVGKTEATLFQKLAEGFKVFQEDEENFLRGLSKEEMEILDGLKMEAGEVEKLFGRALPIRKLR; encoded by the exons atggcAATGTGGGGTGGACACTCAATGTTGTTAACCAATGGGGAAGGCACAGGCACTCCCAATGTACGTATAAAAGCAGGCCTTACGGTTAGAGGTGATTTAAGGTTTCACAGAACAGCAGGGTTTAAATATGGTCCTAGTGTGGTAGTGCTCAAAGTTTTTTCCACCGCCAAAAGGCCAACACGCTTGCGCTTGATAAGACCTTATTGCAGTTTGAGGGGACAACACAACCAAGGGAAAGGATATTCTTCTCTCACTTCTACACAAAAACCACGG CAACTGATGTTGAAATTCGAGGCAGATCGAATGCTTGTTTTTCTCAAAGATTGGAGTAATATACGCATCACGGCAGTAGCTGCCATATTGGTATCCATTTTAATGATCATTCCACCAGCTGATGCTGTTGATGCTCTCAAAACTTGTGCTTGCTTGTTGAAGGATTGCAG GATAGAACTAGCTAAGTGTCTTTCAAACCCATCTTGTGCGGCCAATATCGCTTGTCTTCAAACTTGCAACAATAGACCTGATGAAACCGAATGCCAA ATTAAGTGTGGGGACCTGTTCGAAAATAGTGTGGTTGATGAATTCAATGAGTGTGCAGTCTCACGGAAGAAATGTGTACCTAAGAAGTCTGATGTGGGAGAATTTCCTGCTCCAAATCCTGATGTCCTTGTTAATAGCTTTAACATTGCTGATTTCAGTGGCAAGTGGTTCATCACTAGTGGCTTGAATCCTACCTTCGATACCTTTGACTGCCAATTACATGAATTTCACACAGAATCCAACAAACTTGTGGGTAATTTGTCATGGAGAATACGGACTCCAGATGCTGGATTTATTACTAGGTCTGCTGAGCAGAGATTTGTACAAGATCCTTCCTATCCTGGGATCCTTTACAATCATGACAATGAGTACCTTCACTATCAAGATGACTG gtATATTTTGTCATCCAAGATTGAGAATAAGCCAGATGACTACGTATTTGTATACTACCGAGGCAGAAATGATGCATGGGATGGTTATGGAGGTGctgttatatacacaagaagtGCAGTTTTGCCTGAATCTATAGTTCCTGAACTTGAAAAAGCAGCTAAGAGTGTGGGAAGAGACTTTAGCACGTTCATCAGGACAGATAACACATGCGGGCCAGAGCCTTCCCTGGTGGAAAGGCTGGAGAAAAAGGTAGAGGAAGGAGAAGAGACCATTGTAAGGGAAGTTGAACAGTTAGAAGAAGAGGTGGAGAAGGTGGGGAAAACGGAGGCCACCTTGTTTCAGAAATTGGCAGAAGGGTTCAAAGTATTCCAAGAAGATGAGGAGAATTTCTTAAGAGGGTTATCAAAAGAAGAAATGGAGATTCTTGATGGGCTCAAAATGGAAGCCGGTGAAGTAGAAAAGCTCTTTGGACGTGCCTTGCCGATAAGGAAACTAAGATAA
- the LOC100807158 gene encoding LOW QUALITY PROTEIN: probable serine/threonine-protein kinase PBL28 (The sequence of the model RefSeq protein was modified relative to this genomic sequence to represent the inferred CDS: substituted 1 base at 1 genomic stop codon), whose protein sequence is MTLYLLYSAHLTEKIWLLCHQRYAASQWVNLTSVAGNRPLFAPTYWCCGAGTCVLKFNTSQYVAFGECGDVNEVLDKWGDDGFPTTLCCRNALTVLSNALASQPLNSGGQVFISQDXSQSCAKTFHPQQGMSLNSCGFQSLYLGSSKCSNLVFQDVRKLQQYQDALDKCSNFDHPFGESCADCTGAILSLRDSLYNQVTNNNNNHTEVAICAVAAIVAVAAGKPNDPAVDKVLRCLPPSASGSDKRSLWKSLLSVPVVILAILLVVIMVKRLSKKKLRRQANLKEIAAWSGLYWFCKREIENAMNYGGEKICLGRGSAGQVYRGILPSGQLVAIKHLTKSNTSESFTREVEGLSRLRHPNLVCLFGCCIEGDERYLVYEFCANGNLAQHLLRRDSHLTWETRVRILRDCSYALKYLHHHIEGCVVHRDIKLTNILLNEKYQAKLSDFGLAKVMGIKESKVFTDVRGTIGYMDPEYMSNAKLTCASDVYSFGIVALQILSGQKVIELDLDARDQLTRKARDVSMGKRPLSDFEDPRLNGKVDKTDFEAILQIAVLCVAKSSKGRPTIELVFEELDKVCRDTETRMKQKKDESLSTTSTPSSKSSKSAPL, encoded by the exons ATGACACTATATCTGCTCTATTCCGCTCATCTCACGGAAAAAATTTGGTTGCTCTGCCATCAACGTTACGCTGCTTCACAATGGGTTAATTTAACTTCTGTGGCGGGTAATAGACCTTTG TTTGCACCAACTTACTGGTGCTGTGGTGCAGGTACATGTGTGCTGAAGTTCAACACGTCCCAATATGTGGCATTTGGTGAGTGCGGCGATGTGAATGAGGTTTTAGACAAGTGGGGTGACGATGGGTTCCCGACAACCTTGTGCTGTCGAAATGCTCTGACGGTTTTGTCGAATGCGTTGGCATCGCAACCCCTGAACTCAGGAGGACAAGTGTTCATTTCCCAAGATTAGTCGCAGAGTTGTGCCAAGACATTTCACCCGCAGCAAGGAATGTCCCTTAATTCATGCGGCTTTCAAAGCTTGTACCTTGGCAGTTCCAAATGCTCCAACCTCGTTTTCCAGGATGTTAGGAAACTGCAACAGTACCAAGATGCATTAGACAAGTGCTCCAACTTCGACCACCCATTTGGTGAATCTTGTGCAGATTGCACCGGTGCAATATTAAGCTTAAGAGATAGTTTATATAATCAAgtgaccaacaacaacaacaaccacactGAGGTAGCCATATGTGCGGTAGCAGCTATTGTTGCTGTTGCAGCTGGGAAACCAAATGATCCTGCCGTTGACAAAGTCTTACGCTGCTTGCCACCTTCAGCTTCTGGATCAGACAAGA GATCATTGTGGAAATCCTTGTTGAGTGTGCCGGTAGTTATCCTTGCAATATTGCTTGTGGTTATAATGGTAAAACGTTTGTCCAAGAAGAAGCTTCGTAGACAGGCAAACTTGAAAGAGATCGCTGCGTGGTCTGGATTGTACTGGTTCTGCAAAAGGGAAATTGAGAATGCCATGAATTATGGCGGTGAAAAGATATGCCTTGGACGTGGGAGTGCAGGGCAGGTGTATAGAGGTATTCTCCCAAGTGGTCAACTCGTGGCCATCAAGCATTTAACAAAGAGTAACACCTCTGAGTCTTTCACTCGAGAAGTTGAAGGTCTTTCAAGGCTTCGCCATCCTAACCTGGTTTGCCTCTTTGGATGCTGCATAGAAGGGGATGAGAGATATTTAGTCTATGAATTCTGTGCAAACGGGAATCTTGCTCAACATCTCTTAA GAAGAGATAGCCACTTGACATGGGAAACCAGAGTAAGAATTTTGAGAGATTGTTCATATGCACTCAAGTACCTCCACCATCATATAGAAGGCTGTGTTGTCCATAGAGATATAAAG cttACGAACATTCTTTTGAATGAGAAATACCAAGCGAAACTGTCAGATTTTGGACTGGCAAAAGTGATGGGGATTAAAGAGAGCAAGGTTTTTACTGATGTTAGAGGAACAATAGGCTACATGGATCCAGAGTACATGAGTAATGCCAAGCTAACCTGCGCTAGCGATGTTTACAGTTTTGGTATTGTTGCTCTACAAATTCTGTCGGGACAGAAAGTCATCGAGTTGGATCTTGATGCCAGAGATCAACTCACTAGGAAG GCAAGAGATGTGAGCATGGGAAAGCGTCCACTGTCAGATTTTGAAGACCCGCGACTAAATGGAAAAGTTGATAAGACAGACTTCGAAGCCATCCTTCAGATTGCAGTTTTGTGTGTTGCCAAATCAAGCAAAGGTCGTCCAACCATTGAGCTTGTTTTTGAGGAATTGGACAAGGTCTGCAGGGATACAGAAACACggatg AAGCAAAAGAAGGATGAGAGCTTATCAACAACATCCACCCCGAGCTCCAAATCGTCAAAATCGGCGCCTCTATGA
- the LOC100816085 gene encoding violaxanthin de-epoxidase, chloroplastic-like isoform X1, with translation MRWRLLFLLLPLPFTFPYSISHCTCNWPLLRCKYQVTFGGTPNVRIKAGLTVRGDLRFHRTAGFKYGPSVVVLKVFSTAKRPTRLRLIRPYCSLRGQHNQGKGYSSLTSTQKPRQLMLKFEADRMLVFLKDWSNIRITAVAAILVSILMIIPPADAVDALKTCACLLKDCRIELAKCLSNPSCAANIACLQTCNNRPDETECQIKCGDLFENSVVDEFNECAVSRKKCVPKKSDVGEFPAPNPDVLVNSFNIADFSGKWFITSGLNPTFDTFDCQLHEFHTESNKLVGNLSWRIRTPDAGFITRSAEQRFVQDPSYPGILYNHDNEYLHYQDDWYILSSKIENKPDDYVFVYYRGRNDAWDGYGGAVIYTRSAVLPESIVPELEKAAKSVGRDFSTFIRTDNTCGPEPSLVERLEKKVEEGEETIVREVEQLEEEVEKVGKTEATLFQKLAEGFKVFQEDEENFLRGLSKEEMEILDGLKMEAGEVEKLFGRALPIRKLR, from the exons ATGCGATGGCgactcttgtttcttcttcttcctcttccttttaCATTTCCTTATTCTATTTCTCATTGTACCTGCAATTGGCCTCTTCTACGTTGCAAG TATCAGGTTACATTTGGAG GCACTCCCAATGTACGTATAAAAGCAGGCCTTACGGTTAGAGGTGATTTAAGGTTTCACAGAACAGCAGGGTTTAAATATGGTCCTAGTGTGGTAGTGCTCAAAGTTTTTTCCACCGCCAAAAGGCCAACACGCTTGCGCTTGATAAGACCTTATTGCAGTTTGAGGGGACAACACAACCAAGGGAAAGGATATTCTTCTCTCACTTCTACACAAAAACCACGG CAACTGATGTTGAAATTCGAGGCAGATCGAATGCTTGTTTTTCTCAAAGATTGGAGTAATATACGCATCACGGCAGTAGCTGCCATATTGGTATCCATTTTAATGATCATTCCACCAGCTGATGCTGTTGATGCTCTCAAAACTTGTGCTTGCTTGTTGAAGGATTGCAG GATAGAACTAGCTAAGTGTCTTTCAAACCCATCTTGTGCGGCCAATATCGCTTGTCTTCAAACTTGCAACAATAGACCTGATGAAACCGAATGCCAA ATTAAGTGTGGGGACCTGTTCGAAAATAGTGTGGTTGATGAATTCAATGAGTGTGCAGTCTCACGGAAGAAATGTGTACCTAAGAAGTCTGATGTGGGAGAATTTCCTGCTCCAAATCCTGATGTCCTTGTTAATAGCTTTAACATTGCTGATTTCAGTGGCAAGTGGTTCATCACTAGTGGCTTGAATCCTACCTTCGATACCTTTGACTGCCAATTACATGAATTTCACACAGAATCCAACAAACTTGTGGGTAATTTGTCATGGAGAATACGGACTCCAGATGCTGGATTTATTACTAGGTCTGCTGAGCAGAGATTTGTACAAGATCCTTCCTATCCTGGGATCCTTTACAATCATGACAATGAGTACCTTCACTATCAAGATGACTG gtATATTTTGTCATCCAAGATTGAGAATAAGCCAGATGACTACGTATTTGTATACTACCGAGGCAGAAATGATGCATGGGATGGTTATGGAGGTGctgttatatacacaagaagtGCAGTTTTGCCTGAATCTATAGTTCCTGAACTTGAAAAAGCAGCTAAGAGTGTGGGAAGAGACTTTAGCACGTTCATCAGGACAGATAACACATGCGGGCCAGAGCCTTCCCTGGTGGAAAGGCTGGAGAAAAAGGTAGAGGAAGGAGAAGAGACCATTGTAAGGGAAGTTGAACAGTTAGAAGAAGAGGTGGAGAAGGTGGGGAAAACGGAGGCCACCTTGTTTCAGAAATTGGCAGAAGGGTTCAAAGTATTCCAAGAAGATGAGGAGAATTTCTTAAGAGGGTTATCAAAAGAAGAAATGGAGATTCTTGATGGGCTCAAAATGGAAGCCGGTGAAGTAGAAAAGCTCTTTGGACGTGCCTTGCCGATAAGGAAACTAAGATAA